One Triticum dicoccoides isolate Atlit2015 ecotype Zavitan chromosome 3B, WEW_v2.0, whole genome shotgun sequence genomic window, TGAAAATGAAAAAAAACGTGTCTGTACCAAATCCAGAACTCTTTTCAGTTTTGTAATTTTTTCCCCAAAATGCTTAACTTCTTTTAAATCTATGAAGCGTTTTGTGTGAACAATCAAACAACAGCATAAGAGAAAACGAAGAAGAAGAGAAAGAGCGAATGAAAAGGAAAGCAGGCTGGCGAGCGAGCATCCCGAGGCAGCTAGCAGCGTGTGGGAGCGGTGCGGTGTTGGGCTGTGGCCTGCGTACCGTCGTGCGGGTGGCTGTAGCCCTATTTATTAGGAGCTCTCCTAGCAACAAACTGCCGGCCTGCCGCCGCAAGACAGCAGGCTCGGCCACCGTATGTTTGATGGGCCGTGAAGACGAGTGCACAGGGTCGAAACGGCACTCGTCGTCACCTCAGCAGTAGGCATCAACCGtttctcaaaaagaaaagaaaaaaacagtaTGCATCGTCGGCCTCGCCGCCACGTAGTTCCTTCCCGCCGGTCTGAGCTCCTCCTTATCTTTTGCGTTGTCTCCTTCCCCATGTGGTCACCTTGGTACGTGTTCTTGTTGGGGGGCGCTACGTGGGTCGTGGTCGACCCGACCGCCTCAGCCATGAGCCAGCCTGCAGGACCACGCCGCTCTGCACGCCGCGCCATCGCCCGCTCGCTCGCTCGATTCGCATTCACTCCCTCGCTCTCGCCACTGTTGGTCACAAGATTCACACGCGCACGCGTACGGGGCTCGCCGTCATAACTCCCTGCCCGTGCCCGGCCGGCCGGAGCCGAGCCCGATCTCAGGAAAAACGCGCCGTTGCTGCACCCGGCGTAAATGCCCATGAATACCCAAACACCTGTTCCTTACAAGGGAAGCCAGCGGCCATGTCTGTCTATCGCACGGACATGGCACGACGGTGTCCGGCCCGGCAGGCGGATACTGTACCGATGCAAACTCCAACACGGCACTCCCTAGATCCCAAGTCAGGGTATGAGTGTGATCGAGCCCCGTTGATCCGGCAGATAATTTCGCAACTAAATCATGGCCCCGACCGACCACCAAAACCCGCAAGCTTTCTGCGCAACTAAATCATGGCCTCCCCATTTGGAGCAGGGGGGCGTATGGACCACGCCGCGGAGCCATGCCAACCAAAGCACGCATGCACCATGCTAGCTGTGGACTGTGGAGTGGAGTGGAGAGTGAACAACACCTATACGTATACGGTACACCCTGCAGCGTATCGGAGTGGGCAGTACAGAAAACTTTgacgtagtagtagtagtacccagCACAGCAGTGAAAACTCTACCCGGATCGTACATTCCTCTTCTCGTCGACTCAACACAGACAGCAGCAACGCACACGGACATGTTACAAATACACGGGGACACACCACACGTACACGACAAAATACTCTCGAGTCTCGACATACACCAAAAAAGATAGGGAAGCAAGCTCCGCCGCTCCCATCTAGAAAATCGCGGGAAGCTGGTTGAGCGGGAACAGGTCGCGCAAAtcctggaagtagtcgttctcctgCACCGGCGCGGCCCACGGCTCGCCGCCGGCGGACGCGTCCCACGAGGCCTCCTCGGCTGAGGACGGCTCGGCGTAGAGGAACCCCGACTGCGGCTCGAAGTCCCAGAAGCTGCTGCTGGAGTAGACCGGCGCGTCCTCGAACGGCACGAACTCGCCCAGCTCCTCCGGAACGCTGAGGCTGCTGCCGGCAGCGGCGTCGCCTTGACAGGCCTCCGAGTCGCCCCTGTCCTCCGCCAAGGACGACATCGACGGCACCTTGCGGAGCACGGACGTCGGGGACGACACCGCCTGCGAGGACTCCGCGCCGGACTCGTACCCGGCCGCCGTCAGGTCCTCCTGGGCGCCCTCCGAATTCGTGGAGGAGGTGGAGAAGTTGGTCGTCGCGGTGGCGCCGCGGAGCTGAATGGCCGCGTTGTCGTACacgcgcgcggcctcctcggcggtgTCGAAAGTGCCGAGCCAGACGCGCACGCCGCGCCACGGGTCGCGGATCTCCGCCGCGTACTTGCCCCACGGCCGCCGCCTGACGCCGCGGAACTTGGTGCTCTGCGCAGCGGAGCCGCCGCCCTTGGCCAGCCTCTTCCGCGCACGGGTACATCCACCAACACGCCTCGGCAGGTCGTCGTCTCCCGCGCTGCACTGCTCCGGTgaaggagccgccgccgccgcctgcaccaGCGGCGCCGGGGCCGGCGGAAGCTCCCGCACCATCCTTCCCACCCTCCGAGCGGCGCAGCCCTCGTCGTCCTCGCTGGACGAGTCCGTCACGTCGGGATCGTCCCAGTAGATACGCACCGTGCGCGACCGCGACATGGCACGCGCCAACTCTTCTTCTCCACCACCGGAAGCACACGAAGGGTGTCTCTCTCACCCAAAACCCCTTTGAAGACAGACGCAGTTTAGAAAGCTGAAaacgagccccctggccccagcaggAAAGGAAGCTGCAGCCTTAGCCGCGCTGCGCCTGAGCGAGCTGACGAACGATTGAACGGGGGCGCGGATCAGCAGGGGAATAAAGACCAAAGGGACGGCAGTGAGGAGGACGGAGTGACGATGCGAGCAGGGGAAGGCAATAaagacggcctcctcctcctctttaccTTCTTTATTTAAAAAGGCGAGCAGAAATGTAACAGCAACTATACGAGCAGGCGAGCCGTCCTCTGCCTGCCGCGAGGCGCCGGGATAATAACGGTTTTCGAACTCTGTAAAATCTTGGCTCGATGAGAGAGGAACAGAGGAGTGTGGAGCGCAACAACGAAAGCGCGAGGAACAAGGACGGGAGTGGAGAAGAGAAGAGAATGAGCAGAGCTGAGCTGGGAAGCGGTGATGGGATGGGATGGGAGTTTTGGGGGTTTGGGGAGGTTTTTGGCAGAGTGGACTGGCCGAGGTTCGTTAGCGCCGTCTTATAGGATCCCCCGGCCCGACAGGCCCTGCGGGAGCCCACGCCCGATTCCGCCGTGAAAGCGTTTTTAACTCGGAACGCCGCCGCATTTACTGGCTGGCATTGGTTTACGGGGTAGGTTCCATTTCAAATCCCGCGCCACTAGTTTAATTACCGAACCCCGAGGAGGGGGACGCCTCCTTCGCCTCCGTCCATTTTACTCGTAGCTGTAAACTGTGCGCGGCGCCTGCAAAACTGCTGCCGTGTTTGGCACTGTGGGTAACTGGTGGCGTGGTCTCTGGCTGGCTGGATGTGTGCAATGCCGCAGCGCAAGGGGAGAAGAACTACCGGGGGGCTATGCGTGACGGGCATGGGCGGCCTGGCAACTTAACTCGTAGGCTGTGCCACAGTGCGCGCTGGTCTGCTCCAACTGTGACGCCGTGAGCGCAGCTTGTGCCATCGTGTCCTTCTCTTCAATGGAGGCCGTGTTCTTTCAGGAAGATGGGGTTTTCCTAGCACTTGCTTGCTCGCCTAGCACTACAGTCCTTCATCCATCACGTAGTTTTTTTCGGAGAAGGGTTCATCACGTAGCTGCATGTGTTTCCTGGCTGAATGTCGGAGGAACGAGGCCATTTAGGCATGACGTGCTCGCACCACTGCTCGCATTGGTCGACGCTTCCCGGTTCCTCGGGCGTAGTGGCGGTGTGGACGGCCGATTCCTCATCCACACTCTCCTCGCTGCCACTGGCGGTGGTTCTGGTTCACCCAGTCAAGCCCGCACCGATGAGCTGCGCGCTGGGAGTGTGTGCCCCAGTCACCCCATTCCTTCCGAGCTCCGGCTCCAGTACGAGAGAGAGACGAAACACGGTTGCGTGCGTCCCCGTCGTCATATTTTTTTGGCCGCCGTACGGAGGCCGCCCCCGCGCCAGCGTGGTCCTTGAGCGGCGGGGGCCGCCGGGCAGTGCCGGTCGCTCGCACTCACGCGGGACGCAGTGGGGATGGAGGATGGCACGGGGCCACTGCCGCAGGGTAGGGCGGAGCCAATGGCGGGCCGAGGCGTGGTGGGTCCGTTGTGGCGAGGGTGCAGGCATCGGATTGCGGGAGGCGGGAGGTGGGGCGGCACGTGATGCCGGTCGGTCCTGGACGGAAAGGAAACTCCTGTCAAATCGTCGGGCGGAGCACCGGCGTCAGGGAGCCTCTGACCCGGAGGACGGAGAGCCATTTATCAACTCCAACCAAGGACAGCCTCAAGGCGCAACACGAAATCGTCCCTAAAATGTCTAAGCATGACAGTCTAAATATCTTTTGCCATCCAATGGTGATCATATAAATTGTTCGAAGTGGTATGAAAGTTGAAATCTCATAAACCAGAATCTTCACCGACGCGTCCGCTTCCGAACCATCCGACCGCATTCATGCAGGTTAGAACAAGTACGATAGAGTGACGTAGTCGGGCTATAAAAGATGCCACGTCAGATTTGTGTATAGTTGGAGGAAAGAAGAGAGGGGAGAAGAGAAACATACTACAAGCTTACAGCAGGCTGTAGCACGAGACCCGACAAGCTTTGTGAGAGCATCTACATCCGGGCCTTTCATACGCGTCTCAAACGCCCGGACAGGTTGTCCGATCAGTGACCGGTCACAAAAAATCGATCCAACCAGACCTCTCAAACTGCAGACAAACGTCCGGActgaccgacacccctcatatctAGCCTAAATATAGGGCGGATATGGGGCGGCCCGGGCACGTCCGCCCGACAGGCCCGGCTCACCACGGGCCCACAAAAAACCCCAATTCGGGCGGCGAGCTCAAACCCTAGCTCACTCTCCCTCTCCCGCTTCGTCCGTCCACTCCTCTCCCTCTCCGGTTCCGATCCCATCCATCACGATGAGCAGCTCCGGCAGCGAGTCCGGCTCAGAGGTCGACTATGAGGAGGAGATGGTCCTCCGCATTGCGCTGGAGCGGTCGAAAGTGGAGATCGGCGGCAGCTCCGGATTTGGAGCGTCGCC contains:
- the LOC119276437 gene encoding ethylene-responsive transcription factor CRF2-like, whose protein sequence is MSRSRTVRIYWDDPDVTDSSSEDDEGCAARRVGRMVRELPPAPAPLVQAAAAAPSPEQCSAGDDDLPRRVGGCTRARKRLAKGGGSAAQSTKFRGVRRRPWGKYAAEIRDPWRGVRVWLGTFDTAEEAARVYDNAAIQLRGATATTNFSTSSTNSEGAQEDLTAAGYESGAESSQAVSSPTSVLRKVPSMSSLAEDRGDSEACQGDAAAGSSLSVPEELGEFVPFEDAPVYSSSSFWDFEPQSGFLYAEPSSAEEASWDASAGGEPWAAPVQENDYFQDLRDLFPLNQLPAIF